In Tessaracoccus flavus, the following are encoded in one genomic region:
- a CDS encoding ComEC/Rec2 family competence protein, with product MGGTDQAWPHDWRLVPVAAAAWAASWMGTAGWTPGRDVVMALLAGVGLLGVMAGRSGRRWTALTLAVLAVGASTAGLQSHHRHTSAVAQLAEEGATATVLLRLRAEPQPGRQASIGRAELVWAEARGRRIQAAVPIVVIGVGTVGEELLSLTAGAEYLLEGRLAATERDDAAAALLRLRRVVRQTAEPGLLDAGANAMRAGLRSAVAHSPPDQAALVPSLVVGDTSAVDGGMRDNFQATGLTHLMAVSGANLTLMLGVVLAVARAVGVRGWAVRAAAVAGVLGFVVLCGQDPSVLRAAAMGLVALAAVGVGRGRRSVRALSVAVLALVWLDPWLSRSAGFALSVAACAGIVLLGPRLVGAMTRWAPRWLAEAIAIPLAAQVATQPIVTALSEQVSVIGVVTNALAGPFVGPTTILGLGAALLWFVPVLAVGPGWLAGWCSQPILWLADGGAALPSAAWEWQPTAAGLTIVAGAALGATWVLPRLLARRWGFVLLIGAILGGSVVRPVTLGWPGDWAVVFCDVGQGDATVLNAGGGAAVLVDAGPEAAPTLACLKSLGVRSLPMLVLSHYHSDHVGGAAAVIARFRPELILVRAGSPPDWLASAATQAGVVVREAAAGEVLGVGWVQWQTVSATEPFADWQPEPDGEGSAENDASVVAVARSRDVSVLLAGDLEPGGQSLALRSAARQGIDLSVDVLKLPHHGSSRQDPRFFEVTSASVAVASAGEGNSYGHPSASTMKLSRDLGMTVARTDMDGDVAVARRGDGLVIRTAG from the coding sequence ATGGGCGGCACCGACCAGGCGTGGCCGCACGACTGGCGTCTCGTCCCCGTGGCGGCCGCAGCGTGGGCCGCGTCGTGGATGGGAACGGCGGGCTGGACGCCGGGCCGGGACGTCGTCATGGCCCTCCTCGCAGGGGTGGGGCTGCTCGGCGTGATGGCGGGGCGGTCGGGGCGTCGGTGGACCGCCCTCACGCTGGCAGTCCTGGCGGTGGGGGCCTCCACGGCGGGACTGCAGTCGCACCATCGTCACACGTCTGCTGTTGCCCAGTTGGCCGAGGAGGGCGCCACAGCGACGGTCCTGCTCAGGCTCAGGGCCGAGCCCCAGCCTGGACGTCAGGCGAGCATCGGTCGGGCCGAACTCGTCTGGGCCGAAGCACGGGGACGCCGCATCCAAGCCGCGGTTCCCATCGTCGTGATCGGTGTGGGGACGGTTGGCGAAGAACTGCTGTCGCTCACCGCGGGTGCCGAGTACCTCCTGGAGGGACGATTGGCCGCAACCGAGCGCGACGACGCGGCGGCCGCGCTGCTGCGGCTGCGCCGCGTCGTGCGTCAGACCGCGGAGCCAGGCCTCCTCGACGCCGGCGCCAACGCGATGAGGGCGGGGCTGCGGTCGGCTGTGGCCCACTCGCCACCCGATCAGGCTGCGCTGGTCCCGTCGCTCGTGGTCGGTGACACCTCTGCGGTCGATGGGGGCATGCGTGACAACTTTCAGGCGACGGGGCTGACGCATCTCATGGCGGTGTCCGGGGCCAACCTCACGCTGATGCTCGGGGTAGTCCTCGCGGTTGCCCGCGCCGTCGGGGTGCGAGGGTGGGCCGTGCGAGCTGCCGCGGTCGCGGGGGTACTTGGGTTTGTTGTCCTCTGCGGTCAGGATCCCTCGGTGCTGCGAGCCGCGGCGATGGGCCTGGTGGCGCTCGCCGCCGTCGGGGTGGGCCGCGGACGCCGGAGTGTCCGGGCACTCAGCGTCGCCGTGCTTGCTCTGGTGTGGTTGGACCCGTGGCTGTCGAGGTCGGCCGGGTTCGCGCTGTCGGTGGCTGCTTGTGCCGGCATCGTGCTGCTCGGCCCCAGACTGGTGGGGGCCATGACCAGATGGGCGCCGCGCTGGCTTGCGGAAGCGATCGCAATCCCGTTAGCGGCGCAGGTGGCGACTCAGCCGATCGTGACGGCGCTAAGCGAGCAGGTGTCGGTCATCGGTGTGGTCACCAACGCCCTGGCGGGGCCGTTCGTCGGTCCCACCACGATCCTGGGACTTGGGGCTGCCCTCCTGTGGTTCGTGCCCGTGTTGGCGGTAGGTCCGGGCTGGCTGGCCGGCTGGTGCTCCCAACCCATCCTCTGGCTGGCCGACGGCGGAGCGGCCCTGCCGTCAGCCGCGTGGGAATGGCAGCCGACCGCTGCGGGCTTGACCATCGTGGCCGGCGCCGCCTTGGGTGCGACGTGGGTGCTGCCCCGCCTCCTGGCGCGGCGGTGGGGGTTCGTGCTTCTCATCGGCGCGATCCTCGGGGGCTCGGTGGTCCGACCGGTGACGCTGGGCTGGCCCGGGGACTGGGCGGTGGTGTTCTGCGACGTCGGGCAGGGGGATGCGACGGTCCTCAACGCGGGCGGAGGGGCGGCGGTTCTGGTCGACGCAGGACCGGAGGCTGCGCCGACACTGGCGTGCCTGAAGTCGCTCGGCGTGCGCTCCCTGCCCATGCTGGTACTCAGCCACTACCACTCTGACCACGTCGGTGGGGCGGCCGCCGTCATAGCGAGGTTTCGTCCAGAGCTGATCCTGGTGAGGGCGGGATCGCCTCCGGATTGGCTGGCCTCGGCCGCGACGCAGGCCGGCGTCGTCGTCCGCGAAGCGGCCGCGGGAGAAGTCCTCGGGGTCGGCTGGGTGCAGTGGCAGACCGTGTCCGCCACGGAGCCCTTCGCCGACTGGCAACCCGAGCCAGACGGCGAGGGATCGGCGGAGAACGATGCGTCGGTCGTGGCGGTTGCCCGCTCGCGTGACGTCAGCGTCCTGCTGGCCGGCGACCTCGAACCTGGCGGGCAGAGCCTTGCGCTGAGGTCCGCGGCCCGGCAGGGGATCGACCTCTCCGTCGACGTGCTGAAGCTGCCGCACCACGGCTCCTCACGCCAGGACCCGCGGTTCTTCGAGGTGACGTCGGCCAGCGTCGCGGTGGCGTCGGCCGGAGAGGGCAACTCGTACGGTCACCCGTCGGCGAGCACCATGAAACTGAGCCGAGACCTCGGCATGACGGTGGCCAGAACCGACATGGATGGCGACGTCGCCGTCGCACGGCGCGGGGACGGGCTCGTGATCCGCACCGCCGGATGA
- a CDS encoding L,D-transpeptidase family protein — protein sequence MAVTAILATGCAPGAMAPDILATPRPPVVAPEPSPEDSDPAPIGEPTSPAPTVVSSPIFTPTSRPTPTLTSSPVLSPEPSPSPEPQPTPAETETVRPEPEAPPAPPALLEQGASGDSVRDLQHRLLQLEWFEGKITGSYGDATRLAVEGFQTKRGLRATGAVDQATLDVLNAMTRQPTQDEMYNVLRPGPAILAPGSQGDDVKDLQARLKQIGWFHDAIAETYGPKTTEAVRGFQEKRQIPVTGEVDQRTLDRLYGMTRKPTSDELNNVVPEKAPTPAMVLDDRCLQGRVICISKSQRRLAWVIDGKIQSTMDVRFGSVQTPTRNGVFSVYWKSRDHVSSLYDSPMPFALFFSGGQAVHYSADFAARGYDGASHGCVNVRDKQAVMALFDASREGDKVVVYQ from the coding sequence ATGGCCGTGACCGCGATCCTGGCCACGGGATGCGCCCCGGGTGCCATGGCCCCGGACATCCTGGCGACGCCCCGTCCTCCGGTTGTGGCCCCCGAGCCAAGCCCCGAGGACAGCGACCCCGCTCCGATCGGGGAGCCGACAAGCCCGGCGCCGACCGTTGTCTCCTCGCCGATCTTCACCCCCACCTCAAGGCCGACGCCCACCCTGACCTCCAGCCCGGTGCTGTCGCCTGAGCCAAGCCCCTCTCCTGAACCCCAACCCACGCCGGCGGAAACCGAGACCGTCCGGCCCGAGCCGGAGGCGCCACCTGCGCCGCCGGCACTGCTGGAGCAGGGCGCCAGCGGCGACTCGGTGCGGGACCTGCAGCACCGCCTGCTGCAGCTGGAGTGGTTCGAGGGGAAGATCACCGGAAGCTACGGCGACGCCACCCGGCTGGCCGTCGAAGGGTTCCAGACCAAGCGGGGGCTACGCGCCACCGGCGCCGTCGACCAGGCCACCCTCGACGTGCTGAACGCCATGACGCGTCAGCCCACGCAGGACGAGATGTACAACGTGCTGCGGCCCGGCCCTGCGATCCTCGCGCCCGGCAGCCAGGGCGACGACGTCAAGGACCTGCAGGCGAGGTTGAAGCAGATCGGCTGGTTCCACGACGCGATCGCCGAGACCTACGGGCCCAAGACGACGGAGGCGGTCCGTGGATTCCAGGAGAAGCGGCAGATCCCGGTCACGGGCGAGGTCGATCAGCGAACCCTTGACCGTCTTTACGGCATGACCCGCAAGCCGACCTCCGACGAACTCAACAACGTCGTGCCCGAGAAGGCGCCGACCCCGGCCATGGTGCTGGACGACCGCTGTCTGCAGGGCCGCGTCATCTGCATCTCGAAGTCGCAGCGCAGGCTCGCCTGGGTGATCGACGGCAAGATCCAGTCGACGATGGACGTCAGGTTCGGATCCGTGCAGACCCCCACTCGAAACGGCGTCTTCTCGGTCTACTGGAAGTCCCGCGACCATGTGTCCAGCCTGTACGACTCGCCGATGCCGTTCGCGCTGTTCTTCTCCGGCGGGCAGGCCGTCCATTATTCGGCGGACTTCGCGGCGCGTGGCTACGACGGCGCCTCCCACGGATGCGTCAACGTCCGTGACAAGCAGGCCGTCATGGCGCTCTTCGACGCCTCCCGCGAGGGGGACAAGGTCGTCGTCTATCAGTGA
- a CDS encoding Gfo/Idh/MocA family protein, translating into MSGAIRIGILGAAGITPTSLIEPAHTNPDVELAAVAARDRARAEEFAAEHGIARVVDSYEALVADPDIDAIYIPLPNSHHAAWTIRSLQAGKHVLVEKPFASNAEEAQRVAEVAAASELVVMEAFHYRYHALTRKIIELVELGSIGELQDITATFNINLPDRTNIRYRYDVAGGATMDLGCYPLHLVRSIVGEEPTVTSATYRPSPEDARIDEALTAELEFPSGVTATISSSLLEDEEVQTAVLTGTRGTMEVSGFVKPQEGNWLRVSGENPTMELPTKPTSYEEQLAVFVSAIREGTEVLTDPTDSVKTMRVIDDMYRAAGLTPRETLEA; encoded by the coding sequence ATGAGCGGGGCGATCCGGATCGGGATTCTCGGCGCCGCCGGGATCACACCGACTTCGCTGATCGAGCCGGCCCACACCAACCCGGACGTGGAGCTGGCCGCGGTCGCCGCCAGGGACAGGGCCCGTGCCGAGGAGTTCGCCGCCGAGCACGGCATCGCGCGAGTGGTCGACAGCTACGAGGCGCTCGTGGCCGACCCCGACATCGACGCGATCTACATTCCGCTTCCGAACTCACACCACGCGGCGTGGACGATTCGCTCGCTCCAGGCCGGCAAGCATGTCCTGGTGGAGAAGCCGTTCGCCTCCAACGCCGAGGAGGCGCAGCGCGTGGCGGAGGTCGCGGCCGCATCCGAGCTCGTCGTGATGGAGGCCTTCCACTACCGCTACCACGCCCTCACCAGGAAGATCATCGAACTCGTCGAGCTCGGCAGCATCGGGGAGCTGCAGGACATCACGGCGACGTTCAACATCAACCTGCCGGACCGCACCAACATCCGTTACCGCTACGACGTCGCCGGCGGAGCCACCATGGATCTGGGGTGCTACCCCCTGCATCTGGTGCGCAGCATCGTCGGTGAGGAGCCCACGGTCACCTCGGCCACCTACCGTCCGTCCCCCGAGGACGCCCGCATCGACGAGGCGCTCACGGCCGAACTCGAGTTCCCGTCAGGGGTGACCGCCACGATCTCCAGCTCGCTGCTCGAGGACGAGGAGGTTCAGACCGCCGTGCTCACGGGCACCCGCGGCACGATGGAGGTCTCGGGCTTCGTCAAGCCGCAGGAGGGTAACTGGTTGCGCGTCTCCGGCGAGAATCCGACCATGGAACTGCCCACGAAGCCCACCAGCTACGAGGAGCAGCTGGCGGTGTTCGTCTCGGCGATCCGGGAGGGCACCGAAGTGCTGACCGATCCCACCGACTCGGTCAAGACCATGCGGGTCATCGACGACATGTACCGCGCTGCGGGGCTCACGCCGCGCGAGACGCTGGAGGCATAA
- a CDS encoding SRPBCC domain-containing protein: MSERIEISTIVDAPIEAAWAAFTDEDAIQAWNHASDDWHCPLASNDLREGGEFSYTMEEVDGDESFEFAGTYTTVVDHRLIEYTLDDGRSVSVTFETQADGTTLVQQSFDPDEEEPTDPQRAGWQAILDNFAEYAEKDAQ; this comes from the coding sequence GTGAGTGAACGTATCGAGATCAGCACCATCGTCGACGCCCCCATCGAGGCTGCCTGGGCGGCCTTCACCGATGAGGACGCCATCCAGGCCTGGAACCATGCCAGCGACGACTGGCACTGCCCCCTCGCCAGCAACGACCTCCGTGAGGGGGGCGAGTTCAGCTACACCATGGAAGAGGTCGACGGCGACGAGTCGTTCGAGTTTGCAGGGACGTACACCACCGTCGTCGACCACCGGCTCATCGAGTACACGCTCGACGACGGGCGCTCGGTCAGCGTGACCTTCGAGACGCAGGCGGACGGCACCACGCTGGTCCAGCAGTCGTTCGACCCTGACGAGGAGGAGCCCACCGACCCGCAACGCGCCGGCTGGCAGGCCATCCTCGACAACTTCGCCGAGTACGCCGAGAAGGATGCCCAATGA
- a CDS encoding carbohydrate kinase family protein: MRFVVCGEALIDLMPEESISPAESRWIARSGGGPLNTSAALAKLGRDSHFLGRLSNDAFGRQLRSHLEASGVQTDISVSTDDPTSVAVVSLDERGHASYTFHFEGTSNFNWKADEFPVLDSDDWLHFGSIGAVIGPGAKRVLDFVRSTQAAVSFDINVRPSCLPDRAAYFALVTDLMTAVGGHAGIVKASDEDIAWLVDDDTDPLGYAEAWAAEFGLSLFIVTLGADGVAAVKPDGRVIRVPGNRVQVVDTVGAGDTFMAGFLSAFAEDPDNVAAALARGAAAAAIVCTRKGAQPPSAAEVDAFLE; the protein is encoded by the coding sequence ATGCGTTTCGTGGTGTGCGGTGAAGCCCTCATTGATCTGATGCCCGAGGAGTCGATCTCCCCGGCCGAAAGCCGGTGGATCGCCCGGTCGGGTGGCGGTCCACTCAACACGTCGGCGGCCCTGGCCAAGCTCGGCCGGGACTCGCACTTCCTGGGGCGGCTGAGCAACGACGCGTTCGGCCGACAGCTCCGCAGCCACCTCGAGGCGTCAGGCGTACAGACCGATATCTCCGTCTCCACCGACGACCCGACGTCTGTGGCCGTGGTTTCGCTCGACGAACGCGGGCATGCCTCCTACACCTTCCACTTCGAGGGCACCAGCAACTTCAACTGGAAGGCCGACGAGTTCCCGGTCCTCGACAGCGACGACTGGCTGCATTTCGGCTCGATCGGTGCCGTCATCGGCCCCGGGGCGAAGCGGGTCCTCGACTTCGTGCGTTCCACCCAGGCGGCAGTCAGCTTCGACATCAACGTCCGCCCGTCGTGCCTTCCGGATCGCGCCGCCTACTTCGCGCTCGTGACCGACCTGATGACCGCCGTCGGCGGCCATGCGGGCATCGTCAAGGCCTCGGACGAGGACATTGCCTGGCTCGTGGACGATGACACCGACCCGCTCGGTTACGCCGAGGCCTGGGCGGCGGAGTTCGGGCTCAGCCTGTTCATCGTGACGCTCGGCGCCGACGGCGTCGCGGCGGTCAAGCCCGACGGACGGGTGATCCGGGTCCCTGGGAACCGGGTTCAGGTGGTGGACACCGTCGGCGCAGGGGACACCTTCATGGCGGGTTTCCTGTCCGCCTTCGCCGAGGATCCCGACAACGTCGCGGCGGCACTGGCGCGCGGGGCAGCGGCCGCCGCGATCGTCTGCACGCGCAAGGGCGCCCAACCGCCGTCCGCCGCGGAGGTGGACGCGTTCCTCGAGTGA
- the leuS gene encoding leucine--tRNA ligase, with the protein MSQEAAQYDKVQAQEKWQAFWEEDETFKPLDDGSRERRYVLDMFPYPSGDLHMGHAEAYAMGDVVARYWRLRGYDVLHPIGWDSFGLPAENAAIRADAHPATWTYNNIETQARSFKRYGLSLDWSRRLHTSDEDYYRWTQWLFNRFYERGLAYRKDSFVNWCPKDQTVLANEQVVDGACERCKTPVTKRKLNQWYFKITDYAQELLDDMSQLEGGWPDHVLAMQRNWIGRSEGAHVDFRVEGRQAPITVFTTRPDTLFGATFMVVAPDGELAQELVTDECRPAFEEYLEQVKRTTEIQRQSTENEKTGVWLGVHATNPVNGEQVPIWAADYVLADYGTGAIMAVPAHDQRDLDFARKFDLPVRTVLDVDGTDPAQTGVATVGDGAYMNSGLLDGLSDKAAGVARIIEQLEADQMGTGTVQFRLRDWLLSRQRFWGCPIPVIHCPSCGEVPVPDDQLPVRLPDLRGAALAPKGTSPLASATDWVNVPCPSCGEDARRDTDTMDTFVDSSWYFFRYCSPGYTEGPFDPQDVRNWMPVAQYVGGVEHAILHLLYMRFFSKVLRDMGLVDFDEPMLRLLNQGQVINQGRAMSKSLGNGVDLGKQIDEFGVDAVRLTMVFAGPPEDDIDWAEMSPASSLKFLQRAYRLAADVTSPLTVDFADGDAQLRKATHKAIAEITTLLDSGRFNVAVARTMELVNATRKTIDGQAGPADPAVREAVMFVAQSLSVVAPYVAEEMWEVLGLQPSVANSAWPEADLSLTVDDTVTMVVQIQGKIRAKLEVAADISEDEAVEMALADAGVQRSLDGRGVAKVIARLPKMLSIVPQ; encoded by the coding sequence GTGAGCCAAGAGGCCGCACAGTACGACAAGGTCCAGGCCCAGGAGAAGTGGCAGGCTTTCTGGGAGGAAGACGAGACCTTCAAGCCCCTGGATGACGGGTCGCGTGAGCGCCGGTACGTGCTTGACATGTTCCCGTACCCGTCGGGCGACCTCCACATGGGTCACGCCGAGGCCTACGCGATGGGCGACGTCGTCGCCCGCTACTGGCGCCTGCGCGGCTACGACGTGCTGCACCCGATCGGCTGGGACTCGTTCGGGTTGCCCGCGGAGAACGCGGCGATCAGGGCCGACGCCCACCCCGCCACCTGGACCTACAACAACATCGAGACGCAGGCCCGTTCGTTCAAACGGTATGGGCTGAGCCTTGACTGGTCACGTCGCCTCCACACGTCGGACGAGGACTACTACCGCTGGACCCAGTGGCTCTTCAACCGGTTCTACGAGCGTGGGCTCGCCTACCGCAAGGACTCGTTCGTCAACTGGTGCCCGAAGGACCAGACGGTGCTGGCCAACGAGCAGGTCGTCGACGGCGCCTGCGAACGCTGCAAGACCCCCGTCACCAAGCGCAAGCTCAACCAGTGGTACTTCAAGATCACTGACTACGCCCAGGAGCTGCTCGACGACATGAGCCAGCTCGAGGGCGGCTGGCCGGACCATGTGCTCGCGATGCAGCGCAACTGGATCGGCCGTTCCGAGGGTGCGCACGTGGATTTCCGCGTCGAGGGCAGGCAGGCGCCGATCACGGTCTTCACGACCCGTCCGGACACCCTGTTCGGGGCAACGTTCATGGTGGTGGCTCCCGACGGCGAGCTGGCGCAGGAACTCGTCACGGACGAGTGCCGGCCGGCGTTCGAGGAGTACCTCGAGCAGGTGAAGCGGACCACCGAGATTCAACGCCAGTCGACCGAGAATGAGAAGACCGGTGTCTGGCTCGGGGTGCACGCCACCAACCCCGTCAACGGTGAGCAGGTGCCCATCTGGGCCGCCGACTACGTCCTGGCCGACTACGGCACAGGCGCCATCATGGCGGTACCGGCCCACGACCAGCGTGACCTCGATTTCGCGCGGAAGTTCGACCTTCCGGTGAGGACCGTCCTCGACGTCGACGGCACCGATCCGGCGCAGACGGGCGTGGCCACCGTCGGCGACGGGGCCTACATGAACTCCGGCCTCCTGGACGGACTCAGCGACAAGGCCGCGGGCGTTGCCCGCATCATCGAGCAGCTCGAGGCAGACCAGATGGGCACCGGCACGGTCCAGTTCCGGTTGCGCGACTGGCTGCTGTCACGCCAGCGCTTCTGGGGTTGCCCCATCCCGGTGATCCACTGCCCGAGCTGTGGCGAGGTGCCGGTGCCCGACGATCAGTTGCCGGTCCGCCTCCCCGACCTCCGCGGCGCGGCGCTCGCCCCGAAGGGCACCTCCCCTCTGGCTTCTGCCACCGACTGGGTCAACGTCCCCTGCCCCTCCTGCGGTGAGGACGCCAGGCGCGACACCGACACCATGGACACCTTCGTCGACTCGTCCTGGTACTTCTTCCGCTACTGCTCGCCCGGCTACACCGAGGGCCCGTTCGACCCCCAGGACGTGCGCAACTGGATGCCGGTGGCGCAGTACGTCGGCGGCGTCGAGCACGCGATCTTGCACCTGCTCTACATGCGGTTCTTCTCCAAGGTGCTGCGCGACATGGGTCTGGTCGACTTCGACGAGCCCATGCTCCGGCTGCTCAACCAGGGCCAGGTCATTAACCAGGGCCGCGCCATGAGCAAGTCGCTCGGCAACGGCGTCGACCTGGGCAAACAGATCGACGAGTTCGGCGTCGACGCCGTGCGGCTCACGATGGTTTTCGCCGGACCGCCGGAGGACGACATCGACTGGGCCGAGATGTCCCCGGCATCGAGCCTGAAGTTCCTGCAGCGCGCCTACCGCCTGGCGGCCGACGTCACCTCGCCGCTCACGGTGGACTTCGCCGACGGTGACGCCCAGCTGCGAAAGGCCACCCACAAGGCGATCGCCGAGATCACGACGCTGCTCGATTCCGGTCGGTTCAACGTGGCCGTGGCGCGGACGATGGAGCTGGTCAACGCCACCCGCAAGACCATCGACGGGCAGGCCGGACCCGCTGATCCCGCCGTGCGCGAGGCTGTCATGTTTGTGGCCCAGTCGCTGAGCGTCGTCGCGCCGTACGTGGCCGAGGAGATGTGGGAAGTTCTGGGCCTGCAGCCGTCGGTGGCCAACAGCGCCTGGCCTGAGGCCGACCTCTCGCTCACGGTGGACGACACCGTGACGATGGTCGTGCAGATCCAGGGCAAGATCCGCGCGAAGCTCGAGGTCGCGGCTGACATCTCCGAGGACGAAGCCGTTGAGATGGCGCTCGCCGACGCGGGTGTCCAGCGGAGCCTCGACGGACGCGGGGTAGCCAAGGTGATCGCCCGGCTGCCGAAGATGCTGAGCATCGTCCCGCAGTGA
- a CDS encoding ComEA family DNA-binding protein encodes MQPNQAEELARARLAFVSAGLPPLSAPRRAAPEADADVALPANAVPDGGAESVEPLTRPATTPAPWSMPAVTARHVAVVVVLLLCAVGVAFAALGRSAATEIPVAPVVVTSTPPPSPSAPPTVRVHVAGAVARPGVVRVPAASIVQDALLAAGGLTPEADAALLNLAAPVADGMQIVVGTGDEPMGEIRQGDGGEGGSTSELDLNSATAAELESLPGIGPVTAASIVAWREEHGRFTSVAELQEVSGIGPKTFEKLAPLVRVG; translated from the coding sequence ATGCAGCCCAACCAAGCCGAGGAACTGGCTCGCGCCCGGCTCGCGTTCGTCAGCGCCGGCCTGCCGCCGCTCAGCGCACCCCGTCGGGCTGCCCCCGAGGCGGATGCCGACGTCGCGCTGCCGGCCAACGCCGTACCGGATGGGGGCGCCGAGAGCGTCGAGCCGCTAACCCGCCCGGCCACGACGCCTGCGCCGTGGTCCATGCCCGCCGTGACCGCGCGACACGTGGCCGTCGTCGTGGTCCTGCTGCTGTGCGCGGTAGGAGTGGCGTTCGCGGCCCTGGGCCGCAGTGCCGCGACGGAGATTCCTGTCGCCCCCGTCGTGGTCACTTCGACCCCACCACCCTCGCCGAGCGCACCGCCGACGGTGCGGGTGCATGTGGCAGGCGCGGTGGCCCGGCCGGGGGTCGTCCGGGTACCCGCCGCCTCCATCGTCCAGGACGCCCTCCTCGCCGCCGGCGGCCTGACCCCGGAGGCGGACGCGGCACTGCTCAACCTGGCGGCCCCCGTCGCTGACGGGATGCAGATCGTCGTCGGCACGGGGGACGAGCCGATGGGTGAGATCCGACAGGGCGATGGCGGGGAGGGAGGCAGCACCTCAGAGTTGGATCTCAACTCCGCCACCGCCGCGGAGTTGGAGTCCCTGCCCGGCATCGGCCCGGTGACGGCCGCGTCCATCGTGGCGTGGCGCGAGGAGCATGGCCGCTTCACCTCCGTCGCTGAGCTCCAGGAGGTCAGCGGTATCGGACCCAAGACCTTTGAGAAACTGGCTCCGCTGGTCAGGGTGGGTTGA
- a CDS encoding DUF4192 family protein: protein MKCTTRADLLAVPAVLFGFHPAESCVVMGMVGSTVGFTARLDLDWHLRGPRQISAQISNAAHEVGADEFVILGYAADPDLAFLSVTELTAALGPTRVRESLVTDGTRYWSLDDGEPFPFEFDTSSVAAQAVYEGRVISHDRAEAVSAVETWHPASPSEVDRVVEALGETADPEDRLWELLLAEDRLSDDDALELALLLSDTELADGVVGAFTIESAKAAWPNLLRARTVVPEEGQGEVLAVLAMASWLRGGGAEYTSLIEQLGRVAPDHPVTGTLEVMHQLGIPPSRWSECG from the coding sequence ATGAAATGCACCACCCGCGCGGACCTGCTCGCCGTGCCAGCCGTCCTGTTCGGATTCCACCCGGCGGAATCCTGCGTGGTGATGGGCATGGTCGGCTCGACCGTGGGGTTCACCGCCCGGTTGGACCTCGACTGGCACCTGCGCGGACCACGGCAGATCTCGGCGCAGATCAGCAATGCCGCCCATGAGGTGGGCGCGGACGAGTTCGTGATCCTCGGCTACGCAGCCGACCCCGATCTTGCGTTCCTCTCCGTGACAGAACTCACCGCAGCCCTGGGTCCGACGCGGGTGCGGGAGTCACTCGTGACTGACGGAACTCGCTACTGGTCGCTCGACGACGGGGAGCCGTTCCCGTTCGAGTTCGACACATCCTCGGTGGCGGCGCAGGCGGTCTATGAGGGGAGAGTCATCTCTCACGACCGCGCCGAAGCGGTGTCCGCCGTCGAGACCTGGCATCCCGCGAGTCCCTCCGAGGTCGATCGCGTCGTCGAGGCGCTGGGGGAGACTGCCGATCCCGAGGATCGGCTGTGGGAGCTGCTGCTGGCCGAGGACCGCCTGTCGGATGACGACGCCCTCGAGTTGGCGCTGCTTCTCTCTGACACCGAGCTGGCTGATGGCGTCGTCGGTGCGTTCACCATCGAGTCGGCCAAGGCTGCCTGGCCCAATCTCCTCCGCGCGCGCACCGTCGTCCCTGAGGAGGGGCAGGGGGAGGTGCTGGCGGTGCTGGCGATGGCCTCCTGGCTCCGCGGGGGAGGAGCGGAGTACACCTCGCTCATCGAGCAGTTGGGCCGCGTGGCCCCGGACCATCCCGTGACCGGGACCTTGGAGGTGATGCACCAACTGGGGATCCCCCCGAGCCGGTGGTCCGAATGCGGGTAG